The Thiorhodovibrio litoralis genome includes a window with the following:
- a CDS encoding GumC family protein: MSPPTPPPQHQPAAPPAYQAPPGADADLIDIRELLSVLWRRRAVIIGTVFFLCLMAVIILVQLTPRYTASALLTLQTRSEAVVDIQAVMSGLSADASVIRTELDIISSRRLVGQLVDKLDLVKDPEFNPSLRADTSLLQYLDPRTYLSSDWLLALGLGGETEPLTEEERRERERARVIGNVTGALSVSNPTLSYTIQIAFESEDPKTAALLANTLAELYLDDQLEAKFEATQRATDWLSTRIAELRTRVLAAEQAVQAYREEHSIIESVREGATISEEQLAKLNIDLVTARTQLAEAEARYRQVRVRGGASAAALGEVLQSPLIQRLGGQEAEVRRKAAEISERYGPRHPDVINVRSELNDIRRKINEEIGKITQNVENEVEVAKARVAALTENLDQLKAESSELQQSRIELRELEREAESSRVLLETFLSRFKETSNQEDLQQADARIISDAEVPSAPSFPNKKLILAVALVLSLMLGLGLAFLLEALDNGYRTPEQLEKTLHIKALGMVLKLGSLKLKGQSPDEYVISKPTSAYGEALRSVYTSLAFAAGKNIKPKRILVTSSLPGEGKSTFCLSLARLLARAGNNRVLLIEADLRRGKISKTLYGPEPSAKAKPFLDYLTGEVPDWRACVQQDGPSGLHVIAATGKIEHPQTLLQSDNMQRLLTESAQAYDLILIDSPPLLAVADALVLSHQVDGTVFIVKWESTAREAVKNALALLRKAHAPELGAVLTQVNIKRHAYYGYGDYASYYGRYGDYYAS; this comes from the coding sequence ATGTCTCCACCCACCCCTCCGCCACAGCACCAGCCAGCAGCGCCCCCGGCCTACCAGGCTCCACCAGGCGCGGATGCCGACCTGATCGACATCCGTGAGCTGCTCAGCGTGTTGTGGCGGCGGCGTGCGGTCATAATCGGCACCGTATTTTTTCTGTGTCTAATGGCTGTCATCATTCTGGTGCAGCTCACCCCGCGCTACACCGCCTCCGCGCTGCTCACGCTGCAAACCCGCAGCGAGGCCGTGGTGGACATCCAGGCCGTCATGTCCGGCCTCTCGGCCGACGCCAGCGTCATCCGCACCGAACTCGACATCATTTCCTCCCGCCGCCTGGTGGGTCAGTTAGTCGACAAGCTGGACCTGGTCAAAGACCCCGAATTCAACCCCTCTCTGCGGGCGGACACCTCCCTGCTCCAGTACCTGGACCCGCGCACCTACCTCTCGTCCGACTGGCTGCTGGCGCTTGGGCTCGGCGGCGAGACCGAGCCGCTGACGGAAGAAGAACGCCGCGAAAGGGAGCGGGCCAGGGTCATCGGCAATGTGACCGGGGCTTTGTCCGTCTCCAACCCCACGCTGTCCTACACCATTCAGATTGCGTTCGAGTCCGAAGACCCAAAAACGGCGGCCTTGCTGGCCAACACGCTGGCCGAGCTTTACCTCGACGACCAGCTGGAAGCCAAGTTCGAGGCCACCCAGCGCGCCACCGATTGGCTCAGCACCCGCATCGCCGAATTGCGTACCCGCGTGCTTGCCGCCGAGCAGGCTGTGCAAGCCTATCGCGAGGAGCATTCCATCATCGAGTCCGTCCGCGAAGGCGCCACCATCAGCGAGGAGCAACTCGCGAAGCTCAACATCGATCTGGTCACTGCCCGAACGCAATTGGCCGAAGCCGAGGCGCGCTATCGCCAAGTGCGGGTTCGCGGCGGCGCCAGCGCCGCCGCCCTGGGCGAGGTTCTGCAATCCCCATTGATCCAACGCCTGGGCGGGCAAGAGGCCGAAGTCCGCCGCAAGGCGGCGGAAATCTCCGAGCGCTACGGTCCGCGCCATCCCGATGTTATCAATGTGCGCTCCGAGCTCAACGACATTCGCCGCAAAATCAACGAGGAAATCGGCAAGATCACCCAGAATGTCGAGAACGAGGTCGAAGTCGCCAAGGCCCGGGTCGCCGCCCTGACCGAGAACCTCGATCAACTCAAGGCCGAGAGTTCCGAGCTGCAACAATCCCGCATCGAGCTGCGCGAACTCGAGCGCGAGGCAGAATCCAGCCGCGTGCTGCTCGAGACCTTCCTTTCCCGCTTCAAAGAAACCAGCAACCAGGAAGACCTGCAACAAGCCGACGCTCGCATCATCTCCGATGCGGAGGTCCCCAGCGCACCGAGTTTTCCCAACAAAAAGCTCATTCTTGCCGTTGCCCTGGTGTTGTCGCTGATGCTCGGCCTCGGCCTCGCCTTCTTGCTGGAGGCATTGGACAACGGCTACCGCACCCCGGAGCAGCTCGAGAAAACCCTGCACATCAAGGCGCTGGGTATGGTCCTCAAGCTCGGCTCGCTCAAGCTTAAGGGCCAGTCGCCCGATGAATACGTCATCAGCAAGCCGACCTCCGCCTATGGTGAGGCCCTGCGCTCGGTCTACACCTCCCTGGCGTTCGCTGCCGGCAAGAACATCAAACCCAAGCGCATTCTGGTCACCTCCTCCCTGCCGGGCGAGGGCAAAAGCACCTTCTGCCTGAGTTTGGCGCGCCTACTCGCCCGCGCCGGCAACAACCGCGTGCTGCTCATTGAGGCCGACCTGCGCCGCGGCAAGATCAGCAAGACACTCTATGGCCCCGAGCCGAGCGCCAAGGCCAAGCCCTTCCTCGACTACCTGACCGGAGAAGTCCCGGACTGGCGCGCCTGTGTGCAGCAAGACGGCCCAAGCGGCCTGCACGTCATCGCGGCCACCGGCAAGATCGAGCACCCCCAGACCCTGCTGCAATCCGACAACATGCAGCGCCTGCTCACGGAATCCGCCCAAGCCTACGACCTCATCCTGATCGACTCGCCCCCGCTGCTCGCGGTGGCGGACGCCCTGGTGCTCAGCCACCAGGTGGACGGCACAGTCTTCATCGTCAAATGGGAAAGCACCGCGCGCGAGGCCGTCAAGAACGCCCTAGCGCTGCTGCGTAAGGCCCATGCCCCGGAGCTTGGCGCCGTCCTGACCCAGGTCAACATCAAGCGTCACGCCTACTACGGCTACGGCGACTATGCCTCTTACTACGGGCGCTACGGCGACTACTATGCGAGCTGA
- a CDS encoding undecaprenyl-phosphate glucose phosphotransferase, with the protein MESSETAATATLIPLERSAAKSSFIKRPNYQMFAADFVALPLTALLCYLVLYLVHFEEVFEGHIYYAGAVALAMVAFGFYGFTAGLYDWRQHHETIKRPFTSFGMLLWTFATLLAVGFILKVSSNFSRLWVGSWFAAFAAYLLVSRVFLVWYLSRLPYEAIRHRNAIILGAGEQGHKVLEHIKRFKGHGLHVVGFVDDRGSRLPENPTDLPIIGCTKCIDVLVKEYGVDLVIIAMPWSAYARIKELLEKLANWAVDIFMAPDHLGLLYADRPVYRIGGMHVLSLKDRPISEWSALVKRIEDLAVAIPAVILLSPLLALTALAIKLESKGPVLFVQERFGFHNELIRVYKFRSMYTDRTDSNAETLATRNDPRVTRVGRFIRCTSIDELPQIFNVINGTMSIVGPRPHATLAKAGDRLYQEAVDIYASRHRVKPGITGWAQCNGWRGETDTEKKIVKRVEHDLYYIDNWSIFLDIMIIIKTFGQVFWKDKNAY; encoded by the coding sequence ATGGAATCATCGGAGACGGCTGCAACAGCAACATTGATACCGCTAGAGCGCTCGGCAGCCAAAAGCTCATTTATCAAACGGCCGAACTACCAGATGTTTGCGGCCGATTTCGTCGCCCTGCCGCTGACAGCTCTGCTGTGCTATCTCGTGCTCTACCTGGTGCATTTCGAGGAGGTTTTTGAAGGTCACATCTATTATGCGGGCGCAGTCGCCCTCGCAATGGTCGCCTTCGGCTTCTACGGCTTCACGGCTGGTCTCTACGATTGGCGGCAACACCACGAGACGATTAAACGGCCTTTCACCTCTTTCGGCATGCTGCTGTGGACCTTCGCGACCCTGCTGGCAGTCGGCTTTATTCTTAAGGTTTCCAGCAACTTCTCCCGCCTATGGGTGGGCAGTTGGTTCGCCGCCTTCGCTGCCTATCTGCTTGTCAGCCGAGTGTTCTTGGTATGGTACCTGTCCCGTTTGCCGTATGAGGCAATCCGTCATCGCAACGCCATTATCCTCGGCGCCGGTGAGCAGGGGCATAAGGTGCTCGAGCATATCAAGCGCTTTAAAGGGCACGGCTTGCATGTCGTTGGCTTTGTCGATGACCGCGGCAGCCGCCTGCCGGAGAACCCAACCGATCTGCCAATCATCGGCTGCACCAAGTGCATCGATGTTCTGGTCAAGGAGTATGGCGTCGATCTGGTCATCATCGCCATGCCCTGGTCCGCCTATGCCCGCATCAAGGAGCTCCTGGAAAAACTCGCCAATTGGGCCGTGGACATCTTTATGGCTCCGGACCACCTCGGGCTGCTGTATGCCGATCGGCCCGTCTACCGCATTGGCGGCATGCATGTGCTCAGCCTGAAAGACCGCCCCATCAGCGAGTGGTCCGCGCTCGTCAAGCGGATCGAAGACCTGGCCGTCGCCATTCCGGCCGTCATTCTCCTCTCTCCGCTGCTTGCCCTCACCGCGCTGGCCATCAAGCTCGAATCCAAAGGGCCAGTGCTCTTCGTGCAGGAGCGCTTCGGCTTTCATAACGAGCTGATCAGAGTCTATAAGTTCCGGTCAATGTACACCGATAGGACCGACAGTAACGCAGAAACTCTGGCAACCCGCAACGACCCGCGCGTAACCCGGGTAGGACGCTTTATCCGCTGCACGAGCATTGACGAATTGCCCCAAATCTTTAACGTCATCAACGGCACCATGTCGATCGTTGGGCCGCGCCCCCACGCCACCCTCGCCAAGGCCGGCGACCGGCTTTATCAAGAAGCCGTCGACATCTACGCCAGCCGCCACCGCGTCAAGCCCGGCATCACCGGCTGGGCCCAATGCAACGGCTGGCGCGGAGAGACGGATACGGAGAAAAAAATCGTCAAGCGTGTCGAGCACGACCTCTACTATATCGACAACTGGAGCATCTTCCTCGATATCATGATTATCATCAAAACATTTGGCCAGGTGTTTTGGAAGGACAAAAATGCATACTGA
- the fcl gene encoding GDP-L-fucose synthase, translated as MHTDHNQPIACANNGHSSKRIFVAGHRGMVGSAIVRNLQAAGQDEIITRGRNALDLTDSAVVEDFFASTKPTQVYLAAAKVGGIWANDHYPAEFIHSNLSIASNVIHSAWRHGTERLLFLGSSCIYPRLAPQPMAEDALLSGPLEPTNEPYAIAKIAGIKLCESYNRQYGTDYRSVMPTNLYGPGDNFDLENSHVIPALLRKFHDAKQAGAASVDIWGTGAPKREFLHVDDMAAACLYVMNLPTEGYQAHTPPRLSHINVGTGQDISIRELAETVREVVGFAGELRFDTSKPDGPPRKLLDVSRLRDLGWQAGTGLRDGLQQTYAWFLEHQDNFRH; from the coding sequence ATGCATACTGACCACAATCAGCCAATAGCTTGCGCGAATAACGGCCATTCAAGTAAACGCATTTTCGTTGCCGGTCACCGGGGCATGGTCGGATCGGCCATCGTGCGCAATCTGCAAGCGGCCGGCCAAGATGAGATCATTACTCGGGGCCGCAACGCACTCGACCTGACCGACAGCGCGGTGGTCGAAGACTTCTTCGCGTCCACCAAGCCCACCCAGGTCTACCTGGCCGCAGCCAAGGTTGGCGGTATCTGGGCCAATGACCATTACCCGGCTGAATTCATTCACAGCAACCTGAGCATTGCTTCCAACGTCATCCATTCCGCCTGGCGACATGGTACCGAGCGCCTGCTGTTCCTCGGCAGCTCCTGCATCTACCCGCGCCTGGCCCCCCAGCCAATGGCCGAGGACGCCCTGCTGAGCGGCCCGCTTGAACCAACGAATGAGCCCTATGCCATCGCCAAGATCGCCGGCATCAAGCTGTGCGAGTCCTACAACCGCCAGTATGGCACGGACTACCGCAGCGTCATGCCGACCAACCTCTATGGCCCCGGCGACAACTTCGACCTAGAAAACAGCCACGTCATCCCCGCGTTGCTGCGCAAGTTTCATGATGCCAAGCAGGCCGGCGCCGCCTCGGTCGACATCTGGGGCACCGGTGCGCCCAAACGCGAATTCCTCCATGTCGACGACATGGCTGCCGCCTGTCTGTATGTAATGAACCTCCCAACGGAAGGCTACCAGGCCCACACCCCGCCGCGCCTGTCACACATCAACGTCGGCACCGGGCAGGACATCAGCATCCGCGAGCTAGCCGAGACCGTCCGCGAGGTGGTTGGCTTTGCCGGTGAACTGCGCTTCGACACCAGCAAGCCCGACGGCCCGCCGCGCAAGCTACTGGATGTCTCCCGCCTGCGCGATCTCGGCTGGCAAGCCGGCACCGGCCTGCGCGATGGGCTGCAACAGACCTACGCCTGGTTTTTGGAGCACCAGGACAATTTCCGTCACTAA
- the gmd gene encoding GDP-mannose 4,6-dehydratase, whose amino-acid sequence MTKKTALITGVTGQDGAYLSELLLDKGYEVHGIKRRSSLFNTDRIDHLYQDPHAADRRFILHHGDMTDSSSLIRIVQQVQPDEIYNLAAQSHVAVSFEEPEYTADSDGLGTLRLLEAIRILGLEQKTRFYQASTSELYGQVQEIPQRETTPFYPRSPYAVAKLYAYWIVVNYREAYGLYACNGILFNHESPIRGETFVTRKITRALARIKLGLQARLYLGNLDAKRDWGHARDYVQMQWLMLQQDAPEDYVIATGEQHSVRDFVALAARDIGINIGWEGQGVEEKGYDQATGACIVAVDPRYFRPSEVETLLGDPGKAREQLGWTPRISFGDLVSEMMREDLRAAERDKLCRREGFTTLSHNE is encoded by the coding sequence ATGACCAAAAAAACCGCGTTAATCACCGGTGTCACTGGCCAGGACGGCGCCTACCTCTCCGAGCTACTGCTGGACAAGGGCTACGAGGTGCACGGCATCAAACGCCGTTCCTCGCTGTTCAACACCGACCGCATCGACCACCTCTACCAAGACCCACACGCGGCGGACCGGCGCTTCATCCTGCACCACGGCGACATGACCGATTCCTCCAGCCTGATCCGCATCGTCCAGCAGGTGCAGCCGGATGAAATCTACAACCTGGCCGCCCAAAGCCATGTCGCCGTCTCTTTCGAGGAACCCGAATACACCGCCGACTCCGACGGCCTCGGCACCCTGCGCCTGCTGGAGGCCATCCGCATCCTGGGGTTGGAGCAGAAAACCCGCTTCTACCAAGCCTCCACCTCCGAACTCTACGGCCAGGTGCAGGAAATTCCCCAGCGCGAAACCACGCCCTTCTACCCGCGCTCGCCCTACGCGGTGGCCAAGCTCTACGCCTACTGGATCGTCGTCAACTATCGCGAAGCCTATGGCCTCTATGCCTGCAACGGCATCCTGTTCAACCACGAGAGCCCCATCCGCGGCGAGACCTTCGTCACCCGCAAGATCACCCGCGCGCTCGCGCGCATCAAGCTTGGCCTGCAAGCGCGGCTCTATCTTGGCAATCTGGATGCCAAGCGCGACTGGGGCCATGCGCGTGACTATGTGCAAATGCAATGGCTGATGTTGCAGCAGGACGCGCCCGAGGACTATGTGATCGCCACCGGCGAGCAACATTCAGTCCGCGATTTTGTCGCTCTGGCGGCGCGTGACATCGGCATCAATATCGGTTGGGAAGGGCAGGGCGTCGAAGAAAAAGGCTATGACCAGGCCACTGGCGCCTGCATCGTCGCCGTGGATCCGCGCTACTTTCGCCCCAGCGAGGTCGAGACCCTGCTCGGCGACCCCGGCAAGGCGCGTGAGCAGCTCGGCTGGACGCCCCGGATCAGCTTTGGCGACTTGGTCAGCGAAATGATGCGCGAGGACCTGCGCGCAGCCGAGCGCGACAAACTCTGCCGACGCGAAGGCTTCACCACACTGAGTCACAACGAATAG